Part of the Candoia aspera isolate rCanAsp1 chromosome 1, rCanAsp1.hap2, whole genome shotgun sequence genome, aaggtttcccttgacgtaaagtccagtcgaatccgactctagggggcggtgctcatctccgtttctaagccttggagccggcgttgtccctagggacacttccgggtcatgtggccagcatgacgactcggaacgccgttaccttcccgccgaagcggtaccaattcatctactcacatttgcatgttttcgaactgcttggtgtgcagaagctgggacgagcaacgggagctcaccccgccgcgcggtttcgaaccgccgaccttccgatcggcagctcagcggtttaacccgcagcgccaccgcgtcccaaagtATCTTAGATGAtattttattcaacaaaaaataacATTGTGGACTCACTGGGCTCCACTGCACTCCATTGCACTTATAGAGGAAATAAAGGAAAGattaacaaaactaaaaaaagaaacaaaaatgtgggAGGCATATATGTTGTAAATCATaatgttgttggagatgcaatgaGATAAATACTTCATTTCAGCACGATTATACAGTGCCCTGTAACTGTTCCTTTTCTGGGGGGACATTACATGTATTAATTCAACTGTGAGACAAAATTTAATATCCTCACATTTCATATTGGTTTGAACTATATTTCTGTTGCACAGAAATTAACATTTGGATAAAGAATGTAGATTCTCTGTGTCATAGCTAAAAGACACTATTCAGCACTGGAAGGATAAACATATGGCCCCAACTACTCAGTGACCTACACAGTTGACATTATTAGCAAGAGATGAACAAATTACTCATGGATGGACATGAGGTACGGGTTATTAAAATGAAACATGGTTACcatttattgaaatgtttatATAGAATGTTTATATAGGTATACATATCTGTGAATATACCCCtcccatgtttttctttcttttttagttttgttcattttttctttattttttctattcaattaataaaataaatcttaaaaaccAATAGGCTTTTTTATTCACTCATAAAGGCTTTTCAGAATCTCAAATCAAAAGCTATAATCCGTAGTGTATCTGTGATCCATAGATTCTAATCCCCACCCACAACAGCAAACTACATTTTACAGCTCTCTTTAAAAGAGCtgtgtttatttgcagggcaccaaaaaaaaagcaccaaaaaCCAGTGAAATTAACCCACTATTTTGCTGAAAAGTTTATGCATTTCTTCCTACCAACTTACTATTTCTAGAACTTAGTCACCTATATTCCCCTCACCTTGAATGAATGGATCCCCCAGAGATTGACCACAGGACTTTGCCTTTTCAAAGCTTGCCTAAACATGTATACTGTGTACTACACTCAAGCTGCTAAACATGTATTCATGTGTACTATATTCAAGCCCCTAACTACATAGAGATGTTCTGTTTTAAAAGTTTGTTAAGTCTGATAGCAGGACCAATTATTTTATATTCACGTCAAACCCAATCATTTTAGCTACAATGCTTTCAAAAAGTTTTCTGGGAACTCTAAAAGTTTCTACACAGCAATGGAGGTCATCTTATTCACCGATATTGAACTTCCCCTGGAAATCCCCAGCTCAAGATATAGTGTAGGACAATTATGAAGTTTAACTTGCTATATAAACAGTGTGCGCCCTAGAGCACATTTTGCAAATAACTAAGGCTCCTTAGGCAAATTAATATAGAAACACCTGGAAGCCATTGCAATAAAAAAATAGGTGCATCACATGGACACGAATTTGATCACTAGTCTTTGCCTCTGAAGCTTAGCTGCACCATATCTGAGAAAAGCTTTACTTACATGAGGGCCACCAGGTATGGATGGTGCTCCAGCAGGCGCAGGTGGCACTTGGTAAGGATTAGGTGGTGTTGGGTATAACCCTGGAGCTGGATAGGATCCTGTTGGTGGAGGAAATGGGGCAGGAGGCGAAGGTCCCCATGGTCCTGGGGGGACAGCACCCCATGGCACTGTAGGAGCAGCCCCTGGAGTCTGAGTGGGAGTGGAATATGGCCCTGGAGGTGGATATGGCACGCTAGGTGCAGGATATTGTCCCCCAACTGAGGGTCCCCACCCTCCAGTGGGCATGGATCCCCATGCTCCAACAGCAGCAGGGGGTGCAGCTGGTTCAGTGGGACCCCCATATGGCCTTGGAAGCTCTGGGAAGGGCATGTTTGGTGGTGGGTACTGCCCTGGTGGGGCAGGACCAGGGGGTGGGTATGGAGCACCTGGAGGACAAGTAGAaccaggaggaggaaaaggaacagGTGCCCCAGGGGGGAGGGAAGGATACATTCCTGTTGGTGGCGGTCCAAAAGGCACGTTGGAAGTAGATGTGCTGGGAGGCAAACCGGATGGAGCTGCAGGAGGAGCACTTGGTGCGTTATTCCAGGGACTGGAAGCTGGCCAGGCTTGTGGAGGCTGGCTGGGCTGTTGGGGTGGTTTTGTGTTGCCCACTGAGGAACTCTTGGCAGGAGAACTATCTGGTAGAGCATCGGCCAGCTGGGAAAACGAAATACCAGTGAGTCCTTGTGGCTAATGCCTGGCCAACAACAACTTCTTGCTCATCTACTGTTTAAGTTGGAGACAGTGGGAGAGGAacggtgtgtgtgtgagagagcgaGTGAGCGAGCGAGAGAGAGTGAGGGTGCACGTGTGAGCAGGCCTGTGGAATATGCCATGCTGTGAGCCTGACACTGAGACCATCTCCGTAAGGGACAGCTACACAGGCTAGTTCAGTGGCAGCAGCGGCTGAAGGGAGGGACGGAAAGCAATGAGAAGATCAGAGGTGGGGCAGAAAGACAGGGAAATGGGATATATTGTGCTGGAATATTGTGCACGGGGAGGTGACGTGGAGGCAGACAGAGAAGGGCAGATGCTGGAAAGGATGTGGGGGGCCGGATGGATATACTATTCTCTGGATCACCAGCAGtggagggagaaaagagaaagtgctggaaagaggaggactggcaGGCTGGCCAGTGGGAGATGCCTCACTGGGACATTGGTGGCAGCTGAAGGAGGCAGTTAAGAAACTGGGAAGATGAGGAATCATGCAAATtgtgggcacacacacacacacacacacacccccctaCTCGTTCCATATATCACTCCAGGATCCACCCAAATTTTgtttcagctgaaaccagaagcACCCAAaataacaggtagtccttgctaaatgatggtaattggggCTGGAagttccatcgctaagcaatgtggccataaagcacaatgtcacatgatcatattgcttagtgacggcaatcttGGCAGGTCTCATTCCCGTCTTAAGCAATGATtgcaggtcgttaagtgagggcctcacatgactgcaacttgcgacTTTgttggcttccagcaagcaaattcaatggggaagcccacaggaagttgcaagtcccagtcacaacaagcctttccttaggcAGTGCACAAGCAGGCTGGTGGGCAGGTGAGTGCTATGGAGTTTGGGCGGTCAGGAGTGGGCGCTGAGGAGCACAGGCAGGTGTGCAGGTGGGTGCTACAGCCCAGAGCAAGCACAGCCAGGTGGGGGCAGAGTGCTGCGGTGCGAGTGCAGGCAGGCAGGGGCAAGCACTACAGAGTGCAGGCAGGGTGATAAGGGCTACGGAGTGCAGGCAGGCATGCAGGTGGGTGTTGCAGCCTGGTGTGAGCATGGccaggtgggtgggtgagtgtTATGGAGTGCAGGCAGGTACAAGATCCCTAGAATCTCATACTCTGTAATGGgggtccttgggagaaaaagcaatgGAAGtaggagtgacttgtgaccttccctgctggcttccccattgactttgcttgtgggaagctggcagggaaggtcacaaatggtgatcatgtgactgcaggacgctgcaactgtcataagacATGAGCAGGTTGTCAAGTGCCtgaactgtgatcatgtgattgcagtggTGCTGCGACAGCTGCAACTTCAAAGACCAGTTGTAAGCAACACCCGTTCAGCGCTATCGTAACttggaatggttgctgaacgagtggccgttaaccaaggactacctgtattccagatTTTCTTTGCGCCAAGCTGACCTGCAAAGTTTCGGAACTTGCAAAATATGATGATTTGTTTCAGGTTCAAAACAAAGTGTAGTTTCCATATTGGGTACACCCTTGCTTATCTAGTGCTTAACCCATAAAAACTAACTTATATTATAGTAGTGAGACTTCCTCTATAAAAAAGCAACACTTCATCTACTGAAACATCTTAATTCTTTTCATTAGTTATTACAAACTTGTTACAGCTTATGAGGTTGGCAGAATGGACTACTCACCGAAAAATCGTCAGCAGCTAACATTTTCCTGAAAAAGAAGACAATCGTTAGTTTAATGAGCAACTTCTGGCTGCAGTacgcaaaaataaaaataaaaaagaactaatTTCTTTCTCTGATCACAGGATGCATTTGCAGCTCCTAAATCACATACGTTTAGGTCTGCAGTTGCCTTTAAAGAACCATGTATAATAGGCTATACTTTAGGGACAACAACCACAATCACAATGAAACGGAGAGAGATACCCCCACAGTGCTTAAATGAAGGATTCTGACTAAATTTGGGGGTCATGACAGAACTTGataaaagaggagagaaaagaaagagccACCATAATAAACAGTTGTCACAGAGCAAACCTCTGTCTGCCCAAAGAGCAGGAATTTCTTCAGTTTAACGGTGACTCCGTACTTCTCAAGTGAGCAATAAAGTGTGACATGAAGCAGTAGCAAAACCAAGCCTGCTGGTGTGTCGTCAGACATTCTGTCAGGGTCTCCTTGAAGAGCTCTCCAAAACGGCACAACTAAAAGGCCCACCTACCTGTGCCAGCCTCCAAGCTAATACAGATTGACTGCATAATGAGCCACATGTAAAGGAGAGCACCCACAGAAAAAGGTTGTCCTCAAATATCTTCATTGCAGCTGGCGTTAGTCATACGTCTTCCCAACCTTAGTTATTAAATATCCTCTAATAATAGATTAGAGTAATGGATTACTCTATTATCTAATAACAGATTAGAATAATAGATTATTACTCTATTATAATAGATTAAAGTAATAATAGATTAGAGTAATATTTCTAGTGAAGCCAGGAATCCAGAGGTGGGGTGGTGGTAGCAATTCAGCTTGAATGCAATTCAAGCTGCATTCTTACTGCTTTCTTCTACACCCTCTGTCTCTGGAGCCAAGGACCTCAACAAAAATATTGCCACTTCAAAGTTATTACAAACACAGAATGTGTTCATTCagccaggaaggaagggagggagggagggagggaaggacagacagacagacacaaaatAACCAAATATTGAGGTTAACCACTATTGCCAAAAACCACTTCTGTCACATTTACATACTTTTTGGCATAAGAGAAGCTCCTCCCTCCCCACCTCAGCATACACTCAACACTGCTACCAAATCTGGCTTTGGCTTCCTGTACTGAAAGAGGAAACCAATAGCTTCAACTGTATCATTCTAGAAGAACACATGCTATTAAAAGATTACCCTCCAACTCAGTTATGGAAAGGTTAAAAATAGAACTGTTTCAGCAGCAATGACTGCGACTCTGGTAATCATCACTGCTGCTGGCACCACACCTATGCTAGGAACAGGAAAGAGAAATATAACCAGATAGACCTTTAAGCTTGCCGCTTATTAATCCCAGGTTGGACCTAGCTGTGATCAAAAGAGGCACAAAGGTTCTTGCATAGTCTCACCCCCAGGGAGAAGCCTAGAAGCAGGCAATACtgtactccagtgtttctcaaccttggcaactttaagatgtgtggacttcaactcccagaattctccagccagcatggagtccacacatcttaaggttgccaaggttgagaaacactgctctaggaggtCTGTTGGTTTGTTCAATTATACAGTAACCCCTATTTCTGTTCAGAGATTAGGATAGCCTGCCCAACCTCATACTCTCTAGGAACTATGCAAAACACTCAACGCTATGCTAGCATACTTCCTTTTGCTCCTCACCATTCCTCCCCAGTCCCCAAACCGACTCAAAAAAGCCAGAGGGGATGGCTGAAGGAAGTAAACTTTAAATGAAACAGGAAGAGCAGGGACTTAGGGGAGGGGACAGGAACAAAATGCTGATAGGAATCAAGGAGGGAATAGACAGCTAGAGAAATTATGGGACATGGAAACACTGAGGCCATATCATGGTATTATGTTTTTTAATCTTGTGAAAttacccagagtcattctggagttgggcagccttgatTGATCAGTAAGTAAAATACCAACCTGAAATAAGCAATATAATTTTGGCATAATCTTATGAAAATGGCAGTTTCCCTAAAACACACAACATTAAGAATGGACTTTTAGAGCACATATTCAACTGTATATATTCAACTGTATTCTACTCAGCATTTCAATGCTTGTAGCATGACTCAACTGGATATTAAAATCTCAATGCAGATTATTCAGGGGAAAGAAGCATCTGttaaattcaaatttatttaaatgGTATAATTTACAAGATTTGTGTAATTATGCAACTGATGTAAAATTATCaattatgtaattatgcaaatgatgtaaattatttTCTGGACTGTTTTGTCCATTGCTTTGACAGTGACAGTGATGTTCTATTTAAATTTTGTCCACTGTATCTGAAGCCCGCTGAATGGAGATCCAGAGAATTGAGGCTTCAGTACGTATAACATGGCAAAATATGTAGGATACGTAGGTAAGATTTTGGAAGGATTCCTACATTGCCTATGCTTTACAGTGAGATCAGAACATCATGCAACTTAGCTGTCAGCTATTCTtagtaaatgcaataaatatttgAATCATAGGGAGCTTTTTCATGATTATCTCTTAAAAATATCTGTTTCAATATCAATaccattttacttttttatttaatgcatttgtaagcccacccaactcaaacaatatgattctgggtagcatacaataaAAGTCTGCAATAACaaaatacaacattaaaaaagaacaatCTGCATAAAACATAACatgtaaaatggcaaccaaaTGTGATAATAAAATAACCAAAAGGGACTCCACTCAACACCACCCAAATGTctggaggaaaagccaggtcttaatagCTTTCCTAAAGGCAAGTAGAGTTGAGGCCCTTCGTATATCGGAGGTAGATTGTTCCAGAATACAGGGGCAGCCACTGAAAATGCATGCTTCCTAGCTCCCATAAGATAGCAATGTTTAAATGTgggaacctggagcatgtcctCCCTATGGGAGTGTGTAGGATGGGTAGATCttcttgggagaaggcagtcccactAGTAGCTCAGTCCTATTAAACAACTAAACATGTTTATGTTTATGCAACTAAACATAATACTAATCACATTATACAATTAATGTCCTATAAACAccttaaattataattaaaatatatacattataatatatattataatataatagatGACACCTCTATTATAATAAAGAATTGTTTTGCTATGTATGATCTCAGTGGTACCATATCTAACAACCACAAAAGAGTCTGGTATAATAAGGGCTTCTAAAATATATGATTCTTCTTTTTATTCTCCCAATGGTTGATAATAGACCACTgagaaaactgcatttttaaatctTATATTATTCTTCCCATTAGCTAATTGATTAGCTGATAAAAATTCCATGTAATTCAAACAGCACAAAGTTAAGATGGATCACCTGCCTTGTGGCTTATATTGTTAAAATATAGACAGCATCATTTTGCTTGAGGAGATGGATAGTAAAATATTAGACAGAAAAATATTAGCAGGAAAGCAGAGGGGTGCAAGGCACGCATATCAAATCTGCAGATACAAAGTTAGGTGGGATGctttcatttcaaataaaataaacttcaaataaaattttaaaaataaccatCAGACTGTCACAGCATGAATTTCAAGAGACAAGTGCAGAGTTGTttacttaagaaaaaaatatcaaatgCATGGATATGGAATGGGGGAACTTTCACCTGTCTTACTAACAATATTTGCAAAAGAAGATTTTGGAATAGAAGCTGCTTGCAAGCACAATTTTAGGTTGCaacaacagaagtataatttctaaatcacaggaagtttcattttattctgcTGTGATCATATCCTATCTCAAATATTTGTATCcagaagaagtaaaagaaacCGAAATAGATGCTAGAACAAAAAGCATGACCGGGGACCTAGAAACTATGCATTAATGAAGAAAGGATCACCTGCTGATTTCTGCCCTTTCAGTTTTCCTCTGTGAGGAGAGGCTGAAAGAACTGGCTACATGCTTAGCATTTAAAACAAATGGCTGAGGGGAGATATGACAGCACTTTTCAAACACTTGAAGAGTGTCACGCAGAAGAACAATCTCTCTGTGAAGGACAGGAATAAAGGTCTtaaattataggaaggcagattctggtcCAATGTCAGGAAAAGCTCTCTAACAATAAGACTAGTTCAACAGttgtagaggagtatggagataaCTTTGAAGAAGGAACGCAAGAGGAGTTACGTGAACACCACTTAGCCCttgaaaggaaggaggggagaagaaaGAATCCTGTGAAGCTTTCAAGATTCCATTACAGGTAGTACTTGCTTAACGATggtaactgggaccggaatttccatcgctaagcaacacggtcgtaaagcacaacatcatgtgattgcaccacttagcaatggcagttccagcagtccctgactacggtcattaagtgaattaccgcaggttgttaagcaagaacctcATGTGACCGcgacttgtgggaagccagcagggaaggtcacaaatcatgatcaagtgacagtgggacgctgcaatggttggaaATGTGGGCCGATTGCCCCAGttgtgatcacttgaccatgggggcactgcgATGGCCTGAACTTCAAGGACTAGTCGTAAGTATTACTTGTTCAGCGCTGTCAAAAGTTCAAACTGtcattgaatgagtggtcattaattGACGACCACCTGTAACATATCCCACAACAATAGAGTTCCAGCAGCCCTTAGGaagcctgtttcctgacctggtataccttgaagggctaacagttGCAAAAGGAAGTAAACTCCTTTACACTGGATGCATTCAAAAAGAGGCCGGACAGccttctgtctgggatgctttaatttggattcctgtaccaAGATGTGACTTGGACTCAGcagcctaaatggccccttccaactttatgactCTATGTGTAATAGAACTAGATTTTTGCTATTAGGTTTCTGTGTTTTTATTCATTGTTTATCTGGCAGAAAGTTACAGGAATTTCTTTTCCTGGCATGCAGGTACACAAATGAAGAAAAGATCACTTGCTGATTTCTGCCCTTCTAATTTTAAACTCTGCTTTGGTAGTCATTGCATACAAGTAAGGCCACATAAGAGTTCAGTCCTGCCCAGTCATCAACATTTTCCTTAATGACTTGGAGAAAAACCTACaaggaatgcttatcagatttgcagatatGAAACTGGATGAGACACCTAATACTACCGAAGATAAAAACTGAATTCTAAACAATCTTAATAGGAAATTGAACAGTAGCAAAGGTCAAGTTTTTGCTTATGAAAAAGAAACTGAATGCCTAGTGACAGAATGGGGGTACATGGCTGGGTTTATTTGCGAGTTTTAGTTAATCTCAGATTGAATATACATCATTCCATTGTGCAGCTGCTAAAAGGataatgcagttttaggctgttTCAACAGAAGCATAATTTCAAAATCACTGGAGGTTAATGTTCTAATCTATTTGACTTTAGCCAGGCCCTACCTTAAGTACTGTGTACAGTTCTGGGGACTACACTTTAAAAAGGATTCAAAAAAATTGGAAGAGGTTCAGACAGAGAACAATGATTATCAGAGGACTagaaccaaaccctgtgaagAAAGATTGAAGAAGCTGGTATGCTGtatttagctttgagaaaagacAGTTGAGGAGGATGATAGCATTCTTAAACACCTGACAGGATTTCACTGAGAAGGTCAAGATCTGTTCTCTTTCATTCCAGGGTGCTGGACAGAGAACAGTGAATTTAAGTCCCAGGAAGGCATTAAGTCAATGCCTTCCTAATGGCTGCTGGTACTATCCAACGTACCATCCCCACATTTTAGAAGACAACTCAccttaaaaagggagtggcagaaatgtgAGGCAAATCGAGTATTACTTATACACAAGGATTGCCAtgatcaaatatttagacttaaaTCTCTGAACCTGCCATGGAAACTTGGACAGTAATTAGTCAGAAAAGACTTTGACAATGAGACAGCATGGcgccaggagtgggcaacctCTAACCCAGACCTGtttaatttagtgtctgatccagcacaacaccCTTAcagctttgatctcccaaggaaaaactggacagcgCTTAACTGGATTcaaactaatcatggcaggtgctgatattggaaacataaatgggggctggttgataatcctaactgtgactgtgAGAACATCCTGCAAACTTCACATCACATTGcgatggaatgtcccctcagaaggtttcctggttccctgcaagaactacatcatctccagggtactgctgtccaatggctaaacgatctagatatCCAGCCATAGGCTTAGATACTTTAgcaactgctcatacataacttaatttattcatcattttattcaccatttgtattgcgtgtttttaaaataatttgtggtcccaatgtcctatattttatacacttttatatatcatttctgtaatttttatgcaacagtgctgcattctgctataCCATATGAAATCTGAAACAGGAATGCAGATTTCGATTGaatgtcagaagaaaaaaaacaacctttccTAATAGTAAGAGCAATTTAATAGTGGAATCAGTTGTCcagaggagtggggggggggtctcTCTTTCAAGTGGAGGCTAGACAATCCAGAATGTTGAAATtgagattcctgcactgagcagagtagatctgatggtctcttccaactctatgattctaaaaTATACACCGTCCCTAAACAAGCTCAAAACATACTATGTATAAATACCAGGAAAAAGATGATTTAGTCTCCTAAAAATTACTGAGGGAGTTCCTAGTAGTTTTCTTAGGCTCCTCAGAACTAGGTTTACTCATGCAAAAGAAACTtcagttcttttaaaaattccacaGAAGAGAGTGACAAAAAATTCCTTTCTGTACTTCCTCAGAGCTGTTATAGCTTGGtttcaaaaatccagacaactgcaAGATGTAGAAGAGATACAGAATAGTCTCTGCTGCTATCTAGGGGTTTTGTGGCCCAGATTTGATAGCCTTATATTTCAGAGCTACAATCCAGCTTTCTTCATAAAATGCATAATTTGAACAAACAGTTTAGTACATCACTTCCAACTTCAGCCAGAAGTTTAAAATACACTTCTCACAGCATAAAGGCTATGTTTGCACAACACTCTATTCTACAGTTAagtgaaccatggtttactgaattagcCTAATATCCTGGATTTGTACAACACACCGCATTGCAAACAATACTATATatggtgtgttgttgtttattcgtttagtcgcttccgactcttcgtgacttcatggaccagcccacgccagagcttcctgtcggtcgtcaacacccccagctcccccagggacgagtccgtcacctctagatacatggtgtgaacccagtcaaatAATGCTTCTTTTATGCAGTACTAAATGACACttggaaatacttttttcctCGATCGATACTAGAAATGTTCCATTTTCCATCCAAAATGTTTTTTCAATCTGTACGCCCAGAATGGCAAGGTCAAGCAATGTAACATTGCCCAATTACTCAAACTTCAGGAACGTGGTTGTGTGTTCTGCAAGTGATGGTGCTCCGTGATTTCCTCTGTATCAGCAAATTCCCAGATATACTTATTTCCTTTAATCAGAACATCATAAATGCCCTCCATTTACAAGAGTACCTCTTGGGGCTCCTTAAGAATCTGAATGAAAATAGAAGGCCTTTGTAAAGCAAAATGCTTATATTTCCACCAATAAATTCTTTTCCCAAATCCCAGAATCAAATAAAACTCATGTGGCAGAGAATCAGTTATTTTGCCACCATAATAGTACTATCTCAAAGTGCTTAAGGCAGCACAAAGGAAGTGTCAGGGGCCATCTGCATTAACTGATCAATCACAGTCTATAAAATGCGATGCCCAAGTACATACATAACAAAACAAGCACCATATTAAAATATAGAATGCTGCATGAACCAAACCACTGTTGAAAAAGTCTAACATACTGCTCCAGATATGTCTATATGAGCTCATACAACTAGCCAGCAAAATAACCACCATCCTCATTCAGCTCCCTCCCCACGCTAGGGTCAAGCAGCCCGATTAACATCGAAGAAGCTCCTCTAGGAAGTGCTCTGTGTTCGCCAGATATCGACAGGAAGCCCTTCTGCCCCTCAGCTTACGCCTTTCTAGACCCCGTCATCAGTCGCTCTAATGCTGCAACTTACCTGAAGCAAAGCCCGCTGGAAACTCATTCCTCGGGAAACCGAGGGCCGCCCCACGGGCGCTTCTGCGTGAACCAGCGGGAAGGAAGAATCGGCAAAGGAGGGCAAAGAGGCAAATGCCGCTGTCCGTTCAGAGGAGGCCCCGCCGCAAACGGGGCTAAGAGAAGAGACCAAAGAGGCGAGcgaggcctcctcctcctcctctccccgtTCAGCCCAAACTTGAGAGCGACGGAAAAGCCAAGCCCAGGCCGTGCCTGCGTCTCCCCACCAGCATCGACTTACCTGGGACGCGCCGAGGGAGCCTGACGACAGAAGACCACAACGGCGACAACCGCCGCTCCTCGCTcgctccttcctttctccctccctcttctcaaCCAAGCGGAAATGAGCGTTGTTGTCACTTCACCACTGCATCCGCCTTCCTGGAGAGAGGGAAGATGGGAAAGAAGACCCCGTGATCACGTGACGAGATCACCAGCAAACAGGCTCACGACCCAGGCGGGCGAATCGAGGGATCATGTGATCTCAACCCGCCATTCCCGCGCCTTAACTCTTCCCGCGCCGAACTGCTCTTTCGCTTGCGCACGTGACGACCCCTTATCCTTCTTCAGGTGCgaggccttcctcctcctaaagGTGGCCTCTCCCCGCTGACAGCATCTCCTGGTGGTGGGAGGAGGGAAGTACCCGTGGGATTAAACTGGATTTGCGTTTTGCCCTATGCTAGGTACGGCAGGCGGGACGGAAGCTGATTTCGTTGTCTCCAAGTAGGACCCCATCTCCGTTTCTCCAGAGAAATCCGTTACGAAGAGCGGCAGGCATTGGCACTATTTTGAAGCTGTACTCGTTTCGCGTCAGAAGTGCAGGAAGTAGAAAacgggaaagtattaattaaaatctgaaaagttaaaaacatgtaacaaaaatataaaatttatctaACTCtagccacattgatggcagaggtgtttccgatcaataagtcactctgtgtgcatgtcggtcccaaagggcactgtaagagatgggtagttgtttgaatattgccgcattcgcagcaaatat contains:
- the MAPK1IP1L gene encoding MAPK-interacting and spindle-stabilizing protein-like, translating into MLAADDFSLADALPDSSPAKSSSVGNTKPPQQPSQPPQAWPASSPWNNAPSAPPAAPSGLPPSTSTSNVPFGPPPTGMYPSLPPGAPVPFPPPGSTCPPGAPYPPPGPAPPGQYPPPNMPFPELPRPYGGPTEPAAPPAAVGAWGSMPTGGWGPSVGGQYPAPSVPYPPPGPYSTPTQTPGAAPTVPWGAVPPGPWGPSPPAPFPPPTGSYPAPGLYPTPPNPYQVPPAPAGAPSIPGGPHPYR